One window from the genome of Cricetulus griseus strain 17A/GY chromosome 2, alternate assembly CriGri-PICRH-1.0, whole genome shotgun sequence encodes:
- the Fzd5 gene encoding frizzled-5 isoform X2, translating to MARPDPSAPPSLLLLLLAQLVGRAAAASKAPVCQEITVPMCRGIGYNLTHMPNQFNHDTQDEAGLEVHQFWPLVEIHCSPDLRFFLCSMYTPICLPDYHKPLPPCRSVCERAKAGCSPLMRQYGFAWPERMSCDRLPVLGGDAEVLCMDYNRSEATTASPKSFPAKPTLPGPPGAPSSGGECPSGGQSVCTCREPFVPILKESHPLYNKVRTGQVPNCAVPCYQPSFSPDERTFATFWIGLWSVLCFISTSTTVATFLIDMERFRYPERPIIFLSACYLCVSLGFLVRLVVGHASVACSREHSHIHYETTGPALCTVVFLLVYFFGMASSIWWVILSLTWFLAAGMKWGNEAIAGYAQYFHLAAWLIPSVKSITALALSSVDGDPVAGICYVGNQNLNSLRGFVLGPLVLYLLVGTLFLLAGFVSLFRIRSVIKQGGTKTDKLEKLMIRIGIFTLLYTVPASIVVACYLYEQHYRESWEAALTCACPGPDAGQPRAKPEYWVLMLKYFMCLVVGITSGVWIWSGKTLESWRRFTSRCCCSSGRGHKSGGAMAAGDYVEASAALTGRTGPPGPAAAAYHKQVSLSHV from the coding sequence ATGGCTCGACCCGACCCGTCCGCTCCGCcctcactgctgctgctgctactagcGCAGCTGGTGGGCCGGGCAGCGGCCGCCTCCAAGGCCCCGGTGTGCCAGGAAATCACGGTGCCCATGTGCCGAGGCATCGGCTACAACCTGACGCACATGCCCAACCAGTTTAACCACGACACGCAGGACGAGGCAggcctggaggtgcaccaattCTGGCCGCTGGTGGAGATCCACTGCTCACCGGACCTGCGCTTCTTCCTGTGCTCCATGTACACACCCATCTGCTTGCCGGACTACCACAAGCCGCTGCCACCCTGCCGCTCCGTGTGCGAGCGCGCCAAGGCCGGCTGCTCGCCTCTCATGCGCCAGTACGGCTTCGCCTGGCCGGAGCGCATGAGCTGCGACCGCCTCCCTGTGCTGGGCGGTGACGCCGAGGTTCTGTGCATGGATTATAACCGAAGCGAAGCCACCACTGCGTCCCCCAAGTCCTTCCCTGCCAAGCCCACCCTCCCAGGCCCACCAGGGGCGCCATCTTCCGGGGGCGAGTGCCCCTCGGGAGGTCAATCTGTGTGCACGTGCCGTGAGCCCTTCGTGCCTATCCTGAAGGAGTCACACCCTCTCTACAACAAGGTGCGCACCGGCCAGGTGCCCAACTGTGCAGTGCCCTGCTACCAGCCGTCCTTCAGCCCCGATGAGCGCACGTTCGCCACCTTCTGGATTGGCCTGTGGTCTGTACTGTGCTTTATCTCCACATCCACCACCGTTGCCACCTTCCTCATCGACATGGAACGATTCCGCTACCCTGAGCGCCCCATCATCTTCTTGTCTGCCTGCTACCTGTGTGTGTCGTTGGGATTCCTGGTGCGCCTGGTCGTGGGCCATGCCAGCGTCGCCTGCAGCCGCGAGCACAGCCACATCCACTATGAGACTACTGGCCCTGCGCTGTGCACGGTCGTCTTCCTCCTAGTCTACTTCTTTGGCATGGCCAGCTCCATCTGGTGGGTCATCCTGTCGCTCACCTGGTTCTTGGCGGCTGGCATGAAGTGGGGCAACGAAGCCATCGCAGGCTATGCCCAGTACTTCCATCTTGCTGCCTGGCTCATCCCCAGCGTTAAGTCCATTACAGCGCTGGCACTAAGCTCTGTGGACGGGGACCCAGTGGCTGGCATCTGCTATGTGGGCAACCAAAATCTGAACTCGCTGCGTGGCTTCGTCTTGGGCCCACTGGTGCTCTACCTACTGGTGGGTACGCTCTTCCTTCTGGCGGGCTTCGTGTCGCTCTTCCGCATCCGGAGTGTCATTAAGCAGGGTGGCACTAAGACAGACAAGCTGGAGAAGCTCATGATCCGCATTGGCATCTTCACTCTGCTCTACACGGTGCCAGCCAGCATTGTGGTTGCCTGCTACCTGTATGAGCAGCACTACCGAGAGAGCTGGGAGGCGGCCCTCACCTGCGCGTGTCCAGGACCTGACGCTGGCCAGCCGCGCGCCAAGCCCGAGTACTGGGTGCTCATGCTCAAGTACTTCATGTGCCTGGTGGTGGGCATCACGTCGGGAGTCTGGATCTGGTCCGGCAAGACCCTGGAGTCTTGGCGGCGCTTCACCAGTCGCTGCTGCTGCAGCTCAGGGCGGGGCCACAAGAGTGGTGGCGCTATGGCCGCAGGGGACTATGTGGAGGCCAGCGCCGCGCTCACCGGCAGGACCGGGCCGCCCGGCCCCGCCGCCGCCGCATACCACAAGCAAGTGTCCCTGTCGCATGTCTAG